A genome region from Thermomonospora amylolytica includes the following:
- a CDS encoding FdrA family protein: MNTRVEVRGGIYRDSVTLLRVSRALAQRPGVTAATVAMATGLNLDLLVQQGFTVPAGAGPNDLVVAIRGEDEAAVRAAWEALDGLLAEAPAPAAAGGAPEAVPARTTGAAARRLADPGGGLALVSVPGRYAFAEAMDALAAGLNVMVFSDNVPLHQEIALKEAAGRRGLIVMGPDCGTAMIGGVGLGFANAVRPGPVGIVAASGTGAQQMMCLLDAAGVGVRHVLGVGGRDLSAEVSGRSTLAALAALDADPATEMIAVVTKPPASRVADLVHSAARRLDTPVTFAMLGEDAADLTDATAKVLRALGRDVPRWPSWPAPPPPGPPSPGALRGLFAGGTLCAEAALVARRELGPDPVSGHAFTDFGDDEYTRGRAHPMIDPTLRLERLAAEAADPACAVVLMDVVLGYGADPDPAALLAPAIEDALARRPDLRVVVSLCGTPADPQDRDRQAAALQAAGADVFASNAEAARHAAGLARGRAAAAAHGRHLEGA; encoded by the coding sequence ATGAACACCCGGGTCGAGGTGCGCGGCGGGATCTATCGCGACTCGGTCACCCTGCTGCGGGTGAGCCGGGCCCTGGCGCAGCGTCCGGGGGTGACCGCGGCGACCGTCGCGATGGCCACCGGGCTCAACCTCGACCTGCTGGTGCAGCAGGGGTTCACGGTGCCCGCCGGGGCGGGCCCGAACGACCTGGTGGTGGCGATCCGCGGGGAGGACGAGGCGGCCGTGCGGGCCGCCTGGGAGGCGCTGGACGGGCTGCTGGCCGAAGCGCCCGCGCCGGCCGCCGCCGGCGGGGCGCCGGAGGCGGTCCCGGCCCGGACCACGGGCGCCGCGGCGCGGCGGCTGGCGGACCCGGGCGGCGGGCTGGCGCTGGTGTCGGTGCCGGGCCGGTACGCGTTCGCCGAGGCGATGGACGCGCTGGCGGCCGGGCTGAACGTGATGGTGTTCAGCGACAACGTCCCGCTGCACCAGGAGATCGCGCTCAAGGAGGCCGCCGGGCGGCGCGGCCTGATCGTCATGGGGCCGGACTGCGGCACCGCGATGATCGGCGGGGTGGGGCTGGGCTTCGCCAACGCGGTGCGGCCCGGCCCGGTCGGCATCGTGGCCGCCTCCGGCACCGGGGCGCAGCAGATGATGTGCCTGCTGGACGCCGCCGGGGTGGGCGTGCGGCACGTGCTGGGCGTCGGCGGCCGGGACCTGTCCGCCGAGGTCAGCGGGCGGTCCACGCTGGCGGCGCTGGCCGCGCTGGACGCCGACCCGGCCACCGAGATGATCGCGGTGGTGACCAAGCCGCCGGCCTCCCGGGTGGCCGACCTGGTGCACTCGGCGGCCCGCCGGCTGGACACCCCGGTGACGTTCGCGATGCTCGGCGAGGACGCCGCCGACCTGACCGACGCCACCGCGAAGGTGCTGCGCGCGCTGGGCCGCGACGTGCCGCGGTGGCCGTCCTGGCCCGCGCCCCCGCCTCCGGGGCCGCCGTCGCCGGGCGCGCTGCGCGGGCTGTTCGCCGGCGGCACGCTGTGCGCGGAGGCGGCGCTGGTCGCCCGCCGCGAGCTGGGCCCCGACCCGGTCTCCGGGCACGCGTTCACCGACTTCGGCGACGACGAGTACACCCGGGGCCGGGCGCATCCGATGATCGACCCGACGCTGCGGCTGGAACGGCTGGCCGCCGAGGCCGCCGACCCGGCGTGCGCGGTGGTGCTGATGGACGTGGTGCTGGGGTACGGGGCCGACCCGGACCCGGCGGCGCTGCTGGCCCCGGCGATCGAGGACGCGCTGGCGCGGCGGCCGGACCTGCGGGTGGTGGTGTCGCTGTGCGGGACGCCGGCCGACCCGCAGGACCGGGACCGGCAGGCGGCGGCGCTGCAGGCGGCGGGCGCGGACGTGTTCGCCTCCAACGCCGAGGCCGCGCGCCATGCGGCCGGGCTGGCCCGCGGCCGGGCCGCCGCGGCCGCGCACGGGCGACACCTGGAGGGCGCGTGA
- a CDS encoding uracil-xanthine permease family protein, giving the protein MAFGWKVHGDGRRPAPGDVVRPDERLTWPRTVGLGAQHVIAMFGATFVFPLVMGLDPNLAVMMSGVATILFLLIVQGRVPSYLGTSASFVGGVFAIRAGVDTAQTDAWVTGAILVAGLVLALAGLAIHFLGQQIIHRVFPPPVTGAVVMLIGFGLAFVVADTYWPQDHWVALITMTFVFVVMVAFRGFVGRISILLGLVFGFALSWVLDLFGQVTSVVPGANLRGPDGRPCPAEGPYCVATPFPHDRVDFSGVEKAAWFGLPDMHAPDFRMSAILLVLPAVIALIAENTGHVKAVGEMTRTDLDPMIGRTIFADGAATVVTTSVGGSPTTTYAENIGVMAATRVYSTAAYYVAAVIAILFGLCPKFGALIAATPGGVLGGITVILYGMIGLLGAKIWVEARVNFADPVNMVPIGAGIILAIGPVVHPITDDFTLEGIALGTIVVLAGYHLLRAISNRVGVGEVSYGEVGFEKDPTGAAGDSGRERPV; this is encoded by the coding sequence ATGGCATTCGGCTGGAAGGTGCACGGCGACGGGCGCCGCCCCGCGCCGGGCGATGTGGTCAGGCCGGACGAGCGGCTGACCTGGCCGCGCACCGTGGGGCTGGGGGCGCAGCACGTCATCGCCATGTTCGGCGCGACGTTCGTGTTCCCGCTGGTGATGGGGCTGGACCCGAACCTCGCGGTGATGATGTCCGGGGTCGCCACGATCCTGTTCCTGCTGATCGTGCAGGGCCGGGTGCCCAGCTACCTGGGCACCAGCGCCTCGTTCGTGGGCGGCGTGTTCGCCATCCGGGCCGGGGTGGACACCGCGCAGACCGACGCCTGGGTGACCGGGGCGATCCTGGTCGCCGGCCTGGTGCTGGCGCTGGCCGGCCTGGCGATCCACTTCCTCGGCCAGCAGATCATCCACCGGGTGTTCCCGCCGCCGGTGACCGGCGCGGTGGTGATGCTGATCGGCTTCGGGCTGGCGTTCGTGGTGGCCGACACCTACTGGCCGCAGGACCACTGGGTGGCGCTGATCACCATGACGTTCGTGTTCGTGGTGATGGTCGCCTTCCGCGGGTTCGTCGGCCGGATCTCGATCCTGCTGGGGCTGGTGTTCGGGTTCGCGCTGTCGTGGGTGCTGGACCTGTTCGGGCAGGTCACCTCGGTGGTGCCGGGCGCCAACCTGCGCGGTCCCGACGGGCGGCCGTGCCCGGCCGAGGGGCCGTACTGCGTGGCCACCCCGTTCCCGCACGACCGGGTGGACTTCTCCGGGGTCGAGAAGGCCGCCTGGTTCGGGCTGCCGGACATGCACGCCCCCGACTTCAGGATGTCGGCGATCCTGCTGGTGCTGCCCGCGGTGATCGCACTGATCGCCGAGAACACCGGGCACGTCAAGGCGGTCGGCGAGATGACCCGCACCGACCTGGACCCGATGATCGGCCGGACGATCTTCGCCGACGGCGCCGCCACCGTGGTCACCACCTCGGTCGGCGGCTCGCCCACCACCACCTACGCCGAGAACATCGGGGTCATGGCCGCCACCCGGGTCTACTCCACGGCCGCCTACTACGTCGCGGCGGTCATCGCGATCCTGTTCGGGCTGTGCCCCAAGTTCGGCGCGCTGATCGCGGCCACGCCCGGCGGCGTCCTCGGCGGCATCACCGTGATCCTGTACGGCATGATCGGCCTGCTCGGCGCCAAGATCTGGGTGGAGGCCCGGGTCAACTTCGCCGACCCGGTCAACATGGTGCCGATCGGCGCCGGGATCATCCTGGCCATCGGCCCGGTGGTGCACCCCATCACCGACGACTTCACCCTGGAGGGCATCGCGCTGGGCACCATCGTGGTGCTGGCCGGCTACCACCTGCTGCGGGCGATTTCCAACCGGGTCGGCGTCGGCGAGGTCTCCTACGGCGAGGTCGGCTTCGAGAAGGACCCCACCGGGGCGGCCGGGGACTCCGGCAGGGAAAGGCCGGTGTAG
- a CDS encoding YlbE family protein, whose translation MDGARLGGLLGGEPKVVAAGAPILAEALQQQAVRVERVDWRPPPDWAVDALNAVLGDPRHAAANATAVERMLAARPRLVDVRPASEVLGLEKGTFLHAGPPLEWDRASGPMRGALVGAMLLEGLASSPEEAERALEAGAATLDSCHHHGAVGPMAGVVSPSMQMFVVEDDQNGRVRRSYCSLNEGLGKVLRYGAYGPEVIERLRWMGAVLGPVLRDAVRRHGPVDLTAITAQALQMGDELHNRNRAATSLLVRELAADIITAGAPASDVAEVLRFVNGNDHFYLNLAMAAAKVGADAARGVPGSSMVVAMARNGTDFGIQVSGTGDRWFTGPAGVPDGLFLGSYGPQDANPDIGDSTIMETTGLGGFAMAAAPAIVRFVGGQVPDALAATHRMYEITLAEHPVFQVPILSFRGTPAGIDVTRVVRTGILPVINTGMAGRVAGTGQVGAGLVDPPAEAFSEALRALARLAG comes from the coding sequence ATGGACGGGGCGCGGCTGGGCGGGCTGCTGGGCGGCGAGCCGAAGGTGGTGGCGGCGGGCGCGCCGATCCTGGCCGAGGCGCTGCAGCAGCAGGCGGTGCGGGTCGAGCGGGTGGACTGGCGGCCCCCGCCGGACTGGGCGGTGGACGCGCTGAACGCCGTGCTCGGCGACCCGCGGCACGCCGCGGCCAACGCCACGGCGGTGGAGCGGATGCTGGCCGCCCGTCCGCGGCTGGTGGACGTCCGGCCCGCGAGCGAGGTGCTGGGGCTGGAGAAGGGGACGTTCCTGCACGCCGGGCCGCCGCTGGAGTGGGACCGGGCGTCCGGGCCGATGCGCGGCGCGCTGGTCGGCGCGATGCTGCTGGAGGGCCTGGCCTCCTCCCCCGAGGAGGCCGAGCGGGCGCTGGAGGCCGGGGCGGCGACGCTGGACTCCTGCCACCACCACGGCGCGGTCGGGCCGATGGCGGGCGTGGTGAGCCCGTCGATGCAGATGTTCGTCGTCGAGGACGACCAGAATGGGCGGGTGCGCCGGTCGTACTGCTCCCTCAACGAGGGCCTGGGCAAGGTCCTGCGGTACGGGGCGTACGGGCCGGAGGTGATCGAGCGGCTGCGCTGGATGGGCGCGGTGCTCGGCCCGGTGCTGCGGGACGCGGTGCGCCGGCACGGCCCGGTGGACCTGACCGCGATCACCGCGCAGGCCCTGCAGATGGGCGACGAGCTGCACAACCGCAACCGGGCCGCGACGTCGCTGCTGGTGCGGGAGCTGGCCGCCGACATCATCACCGCCGGCGCGCCGGCCTCGGACGTGGCCGAGGTGCTGCGGTTCGTCAACGGCAACGACCACTTCTACCTGAACCTGGCGATGGCGGCGGCCAAGGTCGGCGCGGACGCGGCGCGCGGGGTGCCGGGGTCGAGCATGGTGGTGGCGATGGCCCGCAACGGCACCGACTTCGGGATCCAGGTGTCGGGCACCGGCGACCGCTGGTTCACCGGCCCGGCGGGTGTGCCGGACGGGCTGTTCCTGGGCTCGTACGGGCCGCAGGACGCCAACCCCGACATCGGCGACTCGACCATCATGGAGACCACCGGGCTGGGCGGGTTCGCGATGGCGGCGGCCCCGGCGATCGTGCGGTTCGTGGGCGGCCAGGTGCCCGACGCGCTGGCCGCCACCCACCGGATGTACGAGATCACGTTGGCCGAGCACCCGGTGTTCCAGGTGCCGATCCTGTCGTTCCGGGGCACCCCGGCGGGCATCGACGTGACCCGGGTGGTGCGCACCGGGATCCTGCCGGTGATCAACACCGGGATGGCGGGCCGGGTGGCGGGCACCGGCCAGGTCGGCGCCGGGCTGGTGGACCCGCCCGCCGAGGCGTTCAGCGAGGCTCTGCGGGCGCTGGCGAGGCTGGCGGGCTGA
- a CDS encoding PucR family transcriptional regulator has translation MLPDKLTDRAYAAADLGPPALRLASTGTLTYGLSVGEVLGVSTLKGARLIGGRSGLDRIVQRLNVMEVPDILAWVKPNELLLTTGYPLRNTPQALENLVADLDERGLSALAVKLGRYLDGLPPQMIEQADRLGFPLILLPGDVGFDDILNQVLTDILNRQAAVLARTEEVHRALVQIVLGGGGLQEVVDEVAALLEVAVVAMDGDRRMLAGSGPEDQLQAMLDWDGPEHASGPVLSGRHLMVPVLAGGFDHGRIIAHRPAGGLRETDVVGILERAATVAALLITKQQAVAAVESKYRADFLRDVLAGRAGEDDGIIAHCAGFGWDLDRPMAVLVAELDDRGAEGRGRGEPAGGGARSARGRGDDERMVQERLAQAWTTVVRRHDRRGAVVSFAHEVVAIVGAGGPGGDGPAGSAAPDPAVLVKEATAVFCEPHGQRRTFSTGISRTVTSPAGLPEAYEQAVKAVRVGRQMHGAGARAHFDQLGVYRLLSLVSDPAELHVFVRETLGELATDDDPEAVDLRRTLQVLLDTNLNVAETARQLHFHYNTLRYRIGKLERMLGPFTEDAHLRLNLTLALHVLRMRGI, from the coding sequence ATGCTTCCCGACAAGCTCACCGATCGCGCCTACGCCGCCGCCGACCTGGGCCCCCCGGCGCTGCGGCTGGCCAGCACCGGCACCCTCACCTACGGGCTGTCGGTGGGGGAGGTGCTCGGGGTGTCCACCCTCAAGGGGGCCCGGCTGATCGGCGGGCGGTCCGGGCTGGACCGCATCGTGCAGCGGCTCAACGTCATGGAGGTCCCCGACATCCTGGCCTGGGTCAAGCCGAACGAACTGCTGCTGACCACCGGCTACCCGCTGCGCAACACCCCGCAGGCGCTGGAGAACCTGGTCGCCGACCTCGACGAGCGGGGCCTGTCGGCGCTGGCGGTCAAGCTCGGCCGGTACCTGGACGGGCTGCCGCCGCAGATGATCGAGCAGGCCGACCGGCTGGGCTTCCCGCTGATCCTGCTGCCCGGCGACGTGGGCTTCGACGACATCCTCAACCAGGTCCTCACCGACATCCTCAACCGGCAGGCGGCCGTGCTGGCGCGCACCGAGGAGGTGCACCGGGCGCTGGTGCAGATCGTGCTCGGCGGCGGGGGCCTGCAGGAGGTGGTGGACGAGGTCGCCGCGCTGCTGGAGGTGGCGGTGGTGGCGATGGACGGCGACCGCCGGATGCTGGCCGGGTCGGGTCCCGAGGACCAGTTGCAGGCGATGCTGGACTGGGACGGCCCCGAGCACGCCTCCGGGCCGGTGCTGTCCGGCCGGCACCTGATGGTGCCGGTGCTGGCCGGGGGGTTCGACCACGGCCGGATCATCGCGCACCGCCCCGCCGGGGGGCTGCGCGAGACCGACGTGGTGGGGATCTTGGAACGTGCCGCGACCGTGGCGGCGCTGCTGATCACCAAGCAGCAGGCGGTGGCCGCGGTGGAGAGCAAGTACCGCGCTGACTTTCTGCGCGACGTGCTGGCCGGGCGGGCCGGCGAGGACGACGGGATCATCGCGCACTGCGCCGGGTTCGGCTGGGACCTGGACCGTCCCATGGCGGTGCTGGTCGCCGAGCTCGACGACCGGGGCGCGGAGGGCCGCGGCCGCGGCGAGCCGGCCGGGGGCGGCGCCCGTTCCGCGCGCGGGCGCGGCGACGACGAGCGGATGGTGCAGGAACGGCTGGCGCAGGCGTGGACGACGGTGGTGCGGCGGCACGACCGGCGCGGCGCGGTGGTCAGCTTCGCCCACGAGGTGGTCGCCATCGTCGGGGCCGGCGGGCCGGGCGGCGACGGGCCCGCCGGATCGGCCGCCCCGGATCCGGCGGTGCTGGTCAAGGAGGCCACCGCGGTGTTCTGCGAGCCGCACGGCCAGCGCCGCACGTTCTCCACCGGGATCAGCCGCACGGTGACCTCCCCGGCGGGGCTGCCGGAGGCGTACGAGCAGGCGGTCAAGGCGGTCCGGGTGGGCCGGCAGATGCACGGGGCGGGCGCCCGCGCCCACTTCGACCAGCTCGGCGTCTACCGGCTGCTCAGCCTGGTGTCCGACCCGGCCGAGCTGCACGTGTTCGTCCGCGAGACGCTGGGCGAGCTGGCCACCGACGACGATCCGGAGGCGGTGGACCTGCGCCGCACCCTGCAGGTGCTGCTGGACACCAACCTGAACGTCGCCGAGACCGCCCGGCAGCTGCACTTCCACTACAACACGCTGCGCTACCGGATCGGGAAGCTGGAACGGATGCTCGGCCCGTTCACCGAGGACGCCCACCTGCGCCTCAACCTGACGCTGGCGCTGCACGTGCTGCGGATGCGGGGCATCTGA
- the cutA gene encoding aerobic carbon-monoxide dehydrogenase large subunit, with product MSTSMFGEPIARREDPRLLTGQGRYLDDLGRDALAAAFVRSPHAHARITGIDVDDALDVDGLVAIYTYEDLPGQVGDPLPLLIPHPALTHGRTGYPLARDVVRYVGEPVVMVVARDRYLAEDAAERIRVDYEALPPVVGIENAAAAEHLVHDDVPGNVGAHLVQEVGDAPAAIENAPHRLEFRLDIERSASMPLEGRGVYARWDPDDRSLRVYSSTQTSTSVRMALAARLGLPKTKIEVIAPDVGGGFGVKVVHPWPEEVLVPWAARLLGQEIKWTEDRREHFVAAAHERGQVQHVRVGFDDAGRILGLDVTILHDHGAYTPYGIIVPIVTSTQLLGPYKPGAYRVEFTSLYTNTVIVTPYRGAGRPQGVFCMERTMDKIAAHLGLDRAEVRAANFIQPDEFPYDQGLTFQDGRPLIYDSGDYPRMLDMIKELIGWDGFEGEREAARREGRRIGIGLGCYVEGTGVGPYEGGHVEVDSTGRVHVATGLTSQGQGHQTVFAQIAAAELGVPIEDVTVTTGDTRRFGYAVGTFASRAAVMSGNAIALACRKVREKALRIAGEALEADPRDLEITDGVVHVRGNPSAAIPLRTVAVLSNPLRYAFDEEARRATQFAVGGSSDEPPVPAGEEPGLEGRDYYSPVRSTFASGMHAAVVEVDPDTAEIRILRYAVVHDCGRLINPRIVEGQIHGGVAQGVGGALYERMVYDESGQLLNASFMDFLMPYATEVPRIRTGHMQTPSPLNPLGIKGAGEAGVIPVSAVIASAVEDAEGIRIDAMPLSPDGLFRLRRRAAADPGLRVGRVAV from the coding sequence ATGAGCACGTCCATGTTCGGGGAGCCGATCGCGCGGCGGGAGGATCCCAGGCTGCTGACCGGGCAGGGCCGCTACCTGGACGACCTGGGGCGGGACGCGCTGGCGGCGGCGTTCGTGCGTTCGCCGCACGCGCACGCCCGCATCACGGGGATCGACGTGGACGACGCGCTCGACGTCGACGGGCTGGTGGCGATCTACACCTACGAGGACCTGCCCGGCCAGGTGGGGGACCCGCTGCCGCTGCTGATCCCGCATCCGGCGCTCACCCACGGCCGCACCGGCTACCCGCTGGCCCGCGACGTGGTCCGGTACGTGGGGGAGCCGGTGGTCATGGTGGTGGCCCGCGACCGCTACCTGGCCGAGGACGCCGCCGAACGGATCCGCGTCGACTACGAGGCGCTGCCCCCGGTCGTCGGGATCGAGAACGCGGCGGCGGCCGAGCACCTCGTGCACGACGACGTTCCCGGCAACGTGGGGGCGCACCTGGTGCAGGAGGTGGGTGACGCGCCCGCCGCCATCGAGAACGCCCCGCACCGGCTGGAGTTCCGCCTCGACATCGAGCGCAGCGCGTCGATGCCGCTGGAGGGACGCGGCGTGTACGCCCGCTGGGACCCCGACGACCGGTCGCTGCGGGTGTACTCCTCCACCCAGACCTCCACCAGCGTCCGCATGGCGCTGGCCGCCCGGCTCGGCCTGCCCAAGACCAAGATCGAGGTCATCGCCCCCGACGTGGGCGGCGGCTTCGGCGTCAAGGTGGTCCACCCGTGGCCCGAGGAGGTGCTGGTGCCGTGGGCGGCGCGGCTGCTCGGCCAGGAGATCAAGTGGACCGAGGACCGCCGCGAGCACTTCGTGGCCGCCGCCCACGAACGCGGCCAGGTGCAGCACGTGCGGGTCGGGTTCGACGACGCGGGACGGATCCTCGGGCTGGACGTGACGATCCTGCACGACCACGGGGCCTACACGCCGTACGGGATCATCGTCCCGATCGTCACCTCCACGCAGCTCCTCGGCCCCTACAAGCCGGGGGCCTACCGGGTGGAGTTCACCAGCCTCTACACCAACACCGTCATCGTCACCCCGTACCGGGGCGCCGGACGGCCCCAGGGCGTGTTCTGCATGGAGCGGACGATGGACAAGATCGCCGCCCATCTGGGGCTGGACCGGGCCGAGGTGCGGGCGGCCAACTTCATCCAGCCCGACGAGTTCCCCTACGACCAGGGCCTGACGTTCCAGGACGGGCGCCCGCTGATCTACGACTCCGGCGACTACCCCCGGATGCTCGACATGATCAAGGAGCTGATCGGCTGGGACGGCTTCGAGGGCGAACGGGAGGCGGCGCGGCGCGAGGGCCGCCGGATCGGCATCGGGCTCGGCTGCTACGTGGAGGGCACCGGCGTCGGCCCGTACGAGGGCGGGCACGTCGAGGTCGACTCCACCGGCCGGGTGCACGTGGCGACCGGCCTGACCTCCCAGGGGCAGGGCCACCAGACGGTGTTCGCGCAGATCGCCGCCGCCGAGCTGGGGGTGCCGATCGAGGACGTGACGGTCACCACCGGCGACACCCGCCGGTTCGGGTACGCGGTCGGCACGTTCGCCTCCCGGGCCGCCGTGATGAGCGGCAACGCCATCGCGCTGGCCTGCCGCAAGGTCCGCGAGAAGGCGCTGCGGATCGCCGGGGAGGCGCTGGAGGCCGACCCCCGCGACCTGGAGATCACCGACGGGGTGGTGCACGTCCGCGGCAACCCGTCCGCGGCGATCCCGCTGCGCACGGTGGCGGTGCTGTCCAACCCGCTGCGGTACGCGTTCGACGAGGAGGCCCGGCGCGCCACCCAGTTCGCGGTGGGCGGGTCGTCGGACGAGCCGCCGGTCCCGGCGGGGGAGGAGCCGGGGCTGGAGGGCCGCGACTACTACTCGCCGGTGCGGTCGACGTTCGCCTCGGGGATGCACGCCGCCGTCGTGGAGGTGGACCCGGACACCGCCGAGATCCGCATCCTGCGGTACGCGGTCGTGCACGACTGCGGCCGCCTGATCAACCCGCGGATCGTGGAGGGCCAGATCCACGGGGGAGTGGCGCAGGGCGTCGGCGGGGCGCTGTACGAGCGGATGGTCTACGACGAGTCCGGCCAGTTGCTCAACGCCTCGTTCATGGACTTCCTCATGCCGTACGCGACCGAGGTGCCGCGGATCCGGACCGGGCACATGCAGACGCCGTCGCCGCTGAACCC
- a CDS encoding (2Fe-2S)-binding protein, producing the protein MSGKPTFEIAMTVNGVRRSARAPARRLLSDFLRHDLGLTGTHVGCEHGVCGCCTVLMDGEPVRSCLTFAVTATGHEITTVEGLASEDGELSPVQRAFQECHGLQCGFCTPGFLCTVTALLRDNPRPTDEEVLEGISGNLCRCTGYQNIVKSVHRAADLIAESGETP; encoded by the coding sequence ATGAGCGGCAAACCGACCTTCGAGATCGCGATGACCGTCAACGGGGTGCGGCGCAGCGCGCGGGCCCCCGCCCGGCGGCTGCTGTCGGACTTCCTGCGCCACGACCTGGGCCTGACCGGCACCCACGTGGGCTGCGAGCACGGCGTGTGCGGCTGCTGCACCGTGCTGATGGACGGGGAGCCGGTCCGCTCCTGCCTGACGTTCGCCGTCACCGCCACCGGCCACGAGATCACCACGGTCGAGGGGCTGGCGTCCGAGGACGGGGAGCTGTCGCCGGTGCAGCGGGCGTTCCAGGAGTGCCACGGCCTGCAGTGCGGCTTCTGCACCCCCGGGTTCCTGTGCACGGTCACCGCGCTGCTGCGCGACAACCCGCGCCCCACCGACGAGGAGGTGCTGGAGGGCATCTCCGGCAACCTGTGCCGCTGCACCGGCTACCAGAACATCGTCAAGTCCGTCCATCGCGCCGCCGACCTCATCGCCGAGAGCGGGGAGACCCCATGA
- a CDS encoding FAD binding domain-containing protein — protein MKPPPFDYRAPRTLDEALADLAEGGKVLAGGQSLIPLLNMRLAAPDRLVDINGVAGLDALEVTAAGVRVGALARHAAVERSDEAAAVQPLLRQALRHVAHPVIRNRGTVVGSLAHADPAAELPAVLALLDGHVEAASAAGRRTIAAADFFTGPLEPALEPGELAVAAFFPALPPQTGTAFAEVTRRHGDYALVGVAAMVALDDDLRVRAARAAYLSVADTPLVLDLAEPAAQGQAGRPPGAADWSAAAAYAAERVDPDGDIHAGADYRRHLAGVLTGRALAEAARNALPGGS, from the coding sequence GTGAAACCACCGCCGTTCGACTACCGGGCCCCCCGCACCCTCGACGAGGCGCTGGCCGACCTCGCCGAGGGCGGCAAGGTCCTGGCCGGGGGCCAGAGCCTGATCCCGCTGCTCAACATGCGGCTGGCCGCCCCCGACCGGCTCGTCGACATCAACGGCGTCGCCGGGCTGGACGCCCTGGAGGTGACCGCGGCGGGCGTCCGGGTGGGGGCGCTGGCCCGGCACGCGGCGGTGGAGCGTTCCGACGAGGCGGCGGCCGTGCAGCCGCTGCTGCGCCAGGCGCTGCGGCACGTGGCCCACCCGGTGATCCGCAACCGCGGCACCGTGGTGGGCAGCCTGGCGCACGCCGACCCGGCCGCCGAACTGCCCGCCGTGCTGGCGCTGCTGGACGGCCACGTCGAGGCGGCCTCGGCGGCCGGGCGGCGCACCATCGCCGCCGCCGACTTCTTCACCGGCCCGCTGGAGCCCGCGCTGGAACCCGGCGAACTGGCGGTCGCCGCGTTCTTCCCCGCCCTGCCGCCGCAGACCGGCACCGCGTTCGCCGAGGTGACCCGCCGGCACGGCGACTACGCGCTGGTCGGGGTGGCCGCGATGGTCGCCCTCGACGACGACCTGCGGGTCCGCGCCGCCCGCGCCGCCTACCTCAGCGTCGCCGACACCCCCCTGGTGCTGGACCTGGCCGAGCCCGCCGCACAGGGGCAGGCGGGCCGCCCGCCGGGAGCGGCGGACTGGTCGGCCGCGGCCGCCTACGCCGCCGAACGGGTGGACCCCGACGGCGACATCCACGCCGGGGCCGACTACCGCCGCCACCTGGCCGGCGTGCTCACCGGACGCGCGCTGGCGGAGGCGGCCCGCAACGCACTGCCGGGAGGATCATGA
- a CDS encoding oxamate carbamoyltransferase subunit AllH family protein: protein MREPVALPTRQRPRPPLAGPARSAASVQPGAARTAGPVIPGAAGTGLRHLLDAPRVPARVIAAFPSAVYLETRASVEPRVLAVATSDAVRLPNAVVIAAGSRDRPLEGIGEGAEAWAGDGHVEVGPLRVRVRRWWDPSPALGPLSLARLDRGVRDLEAAVTGSRFGLAGHPDPPLLAARCAAGDLAGAVEAAERIVGLGPGLTPSGDDVLAGLLVALRTLSSSVQHGGTAGWLADWLGAAVTADADTRTTTLAASLLHCAAAGQASAEVAAVLRAVAGHEQTAPAARRLLAAGHTSGADLAFGLLAGCRAVLALALAARKDDRATA from the coding sequence ATGCGTGAGCCGGTCGCCCTGCCTACCCGGCAGCGGCCCCGGCCTCCGCTCGCGGGCCCGGCGCGATCCGCCGCTTCCGTCCAGCCGGGCGCCGCCCGGACCGCCGGCCCGGTCATCCCCGGCGCGGCCGGCACCGGCCTGCGCCATCTGCTCGACGCGCCCCGGGTCCCCGCCCGGGTGATCGCCGCGTTCCCCTCGGCCGTCTACCTGGAGACCCGGGCGTCCGTCGAGCCCCGGGTGCTGGCCGTGGCGACCAGCGACGCGGTACGGCTGCCGAACGCCGTCGTCATCGCCGCCGGCAGCCGCGACCGGCCGCTGGAGGGGATCGGCGAGGGCGCCGAGGCGTGGGCGGGCGACGGCCATGTCGAGGTGGGCCCGCTGCGGGTCCGGGTACGCCGCTGGTGGGACCCCTCGCCCGCGCTGGGCCCGCTGTCGCTGGCCCGGCTGGACCGCGGCGTCCGCGACCTGGAGGCCGCCGTCACCGGATCCCGGTTCGGGCTGGCCGGGCACCCCGACCCGCCGCTGCTGGCGGCCCGGTGCGCCGCCGGGGACCTGGCGGGCGCGGTGGAGGCCGCCGAGCGGATCGTGGGGCTGGGCCCCGGGCTGACCCCCAGCGGCGACGACGTGCTGGCCGGGCTGCTGGTGGCGCTGCGCACGCTGAGCTCGTCGGTGCAGCACGGCGGCACCGCGGGCTGGCTGGCCGACTGGCTGGGCGCCGCGGTCACCGCCGACGCCGACACCCGCACCACCACGCTGGCCGCCAGCCTGCTGCACTGCGCCGCCGCGGGCCAGGCCAGCGCCGAGGTGGCCGCGGTGCTGCGCGCGGTGGCCGGGCACGAGCAGACGGCCCCGGCCGCCCGCCGGCTGCTGGCCGCCGGCCACACCTCCGGCGCGGACCTGGCGTTCGGCCTGCTGGCGGGCTGCCGCGCCGTGCTGGCCCTGGCGCTGGCGGCCCGGAAGGACGACCGGGCGACCGCATGA